A window of Aurantibacillus circumpalustris genomic DNA:
TTGTGTGGTATGGTGTTGAAGGATTTGCTTACAGTAAAATGCAGAGGACAGATCCTGCAACTGTTATCCCCAATAAGCAAAATAAATTTGGTGTGGGTTGTAAATTTTATTTCTACGATCAGGCTTCAGCCGGTAAAACTTTTATGTTCGATTTGGGTGCAGAAGCTGAATTTAACGATGGAGGTTTCTACATTCAATTGGTTGGTAACGCAAGTGTTTTAAATTATCAAAAAACAAACGGTAGGTACCATCCTCCCGGATTCATAACTGGTAGCGGAACTTTAGGTTATTACAAAACGCCTGAATGCAAAAAAGTTGCTGCAAATTTCTCTGTTAAATTAAACACAGAACCCATTATTTGTGCCGGTGGTGATATTGGTATGGATTTAAGAGGGCCTGACAATTGGAAGGTGTGGGTTGGAACGCAACAAAATCCCATTGGTGTAAAAATCTTATGTAAAGACTTTTTAAGTAGTACCGCTTTTATGGAATTAAGTAATATCGGATTTAAAACTGGTATGGATATGCAGGTGAAACTTTCTACCGAAAGTCCCTGGATACAATTTAGTGGAATTAAAGTGCGTGGATTCGCAAGTCTTGATATGGGCTACCATGCGTATACGAGTATTTCCTGGGATCCAACATTTACAATTAATGAAGCGACGATTAGTGCCTGGTTAACAGCTGCAATTGGCATTGATTACGAAACCTCGGTAGCAGCTAATAGTTTAACACTTGCCGGAATAAGTCTTGCTGGATCATTAACCTATAAAAGTCAACCTGAATCAGAGCTTCATGGAGGATTAAGTGGAAGTATAACGGTTATTGGATTTACGCTTGGATTTGACGCTCCTGTGCATTACAGTTTAAGTAAGAAACAAATTATTAATTAACGCTATGTCAGAAAACGAACTCTCAAATAAAATAATTGGAACTTGTATTGATGTTCATAGTGTCTTAGGTCCTGGACTTTTGGAGAGCGCTTACAAAGAGTGCTTGTTTTACAAATTAGGTAAAGAAGGTTTGTACGTGGAAAAGGAAAAGCCAATGCCTTTGGTTTATGAAGAAGTTAAACTCGAATGTGGTTATAGAGTCGATCTTCTTGTAGAAAGACAATTAGTGATAGAACTTAAAAGTGTTGATGCTTTGAATGACGTTCATTTAGCGCAAACATTAACCTATTTGAAATTAGGAAATTACAAACTGGGTTTATTAATAAATTTTAATGTCGCAAAACTAAAAGATGGGATTAGAAGGGTGATTAATGGAAAATTATAGAACTATTTAACCACGAAGAACACAAAGCAGACACAAAGAGAAGAACTATTTAACCACAAAGAACAATTTAACCACAAAGTGCACAAAGTAGACACAAAGAAACACAAAGAGATAAACTTTTACATAAAGCAAAGAAAAAACAAACAAACAACCTTTGTGTCCTTTGTGAAAAAACTTTGTGCTCTTTGTGGTTAATAAAAGAAGAACCATTTAAACACAAAGAATACGAAGTAGACATAAAGCACAAGAAGAAGAAGAAGAAAACCAATTAACCTTTGTGTCCTTTGTGAAAAAACTTTGTGCTCTTTGTGGTTAATAAAAAAAGGGTAATTTAAACACAAAGCACACGAAGAAAAAATAACCGAACTGCCTTTGTGACCTTCGTGAAACACTTTGTGCCCTTTGTGGTAAAAAATAGAACAACTTAACCACAAAGAATACGAAGTAGACACAAAGCACACGAAGAAAAAATAACCGAACTGCCTTTGTGACCTTCGTGAAACACTTTGTGTCCTTTGTGGTAAAAAATAGAACAACTTAACCACAAAGACCACAAAGAAAAAACCAAAAAAATGATGAAACACTTATTGTCAAAAATTATTCTCTTAATCTTTTTTTCCTTCATCACCAAGGCACAAACGTCATCCTCTAAAATAATTCACGACCAGGCCTCAAAAAATATTGCGGATGTGCTTTTCGACTCGAAAGCTAAATCAATTCGTGAACGCGCTAAAACATTTGAAAATAGCTGTGGTATAAAAGTTCAATTTAAAGTGGATGAACAATCCTTAGATAAACTCGGCGGACTAAGCGAACATTTATTTCGCCTTTTTCAAAACTTCACAACCAGCGAAAATACCAATGCAAAAACAATCACAGCTGAATTTAGTGCCCTCAGCAATGAAGTATTAACGGACGTTCTAACCTACAAAACAAATGCAACCCAAGATTTAGCCACCTGCTCTCTGCCAATTAAGGACACTCAAAAATTAGATTCACTTTACACGAAAAGTTTAAATGGCAGCTCTTTAAGTTTTGAAGAAAAAAATGAAGCGCCGGAATCTCTTAACGAGCTTTATTCGCAATCGATAGATGATTACGAACGTATTTTATTTAAAAACAAAGATTGTCCGAGTTTATTTAATGCTGATGCTTACACACAACATGTTATTAATACCCGCCAGAGCCGTTCGACCAATTGGGCAGCAGATGCAAATGGTCTCAGTCTTAGTATTTCTGCAAACTTTGGACAGCTCACTAACAATTCTCCAAATTCAAGTTCCCAATCAAATAATGGAAGCACGGGTGTCAATCTGAATATTAATCCGTCGCAGTTTTCGGGACATTACGTACAAACCTTAAATACTTGCATAAATACGTGTACCAAAGAAGATATGGAAGTGCGCTGCAGAATGCTTTATGCGAAAACAAACATCCGCTTTTTATTTATTACAAAAGATCTCGACTACTATTTACCAATTGATTCAATAAATAAATTTCGCGATGTTGCCGCACAAACATTTACTAATTCAAGTACCGA
This region includes:
- a CDS encoding GxxExxY protein translates to MSENELSNKIIGTCIDVHSVLGPGLLESAYKECLFYKLGKEGLYVEKEKPMPLVYEEVKLECGYRVDLLVERQLVIELKSVDALNDVHLAQTLTYLKLGNYKLGLLINFNVAKLKDGIRRVINGKL